The sequence AAAATTTAAATAAATTAAAATATAGTTTAAATTTAGCTCAATAATGCAATAGGGTATTTTGATCACATGAAATATTATATCCGCAAACATTTATTATTTAAAGCTGTCGGAATGACGAGTGTTTTTTGATTGGGTAAGATGGTAAGATCTTCGATTGCCTTTTTTTAATTTCATACTATTAATCATCTCAGAAGTTTCTAATCCCGCAAACGGTCTAAGGTTTCTCTAATGTATGCCTTTGCCCCCGTTGTGCAGAAAGTAACCCGTTTCAATCCCGCAAACGGTCTAAGGTTTCTCTAATTTAATCAAGGGGTGACCCTTCTTGAGGACATAATGGTGTTTCAATCCCGCAAACGGTCTAAGGTTTCTCTAATTGATGTAAATAATGCTTTAAGTTTTGGTGGGAGTACAGGAGCGTTTCAATCCCGCAAACGGTCTAAGGTTTCTCTAATGAGGGCAACCCTCGATTCGAAGACCGATCCATTAGATAGTTTCAATCCCGCAAACGGTCTAAGGTTTCTCTAATTTAATTATTTGCTGTTAAAATTTTTGGGGTTTGAAGTTTCAATCCCGCAAACGGTCTAAGGTTTCTCTAATAAATGCGACGGTTGCGGAGAGTTCCTCCCCCTCAGGAAGTTTCAATCCCGCAAACGGTCTAAGGTTTCTCTAATGAATTTATTAGAGTATGCTTTCTTAAACTTTGGTAAAGGGTTTCAATCCCGCAAACGGTCTAAGGTTTCTCTAATGGTGACATCGACACATATATCGATAGAACCCTCCAGGGTTTCAATCCCGCAAACGGTCTAAGGTTTCTCTAATGAGGCAGGCAAAAAGCCTGCCTCCCCCCCATACTTGTTTCAATCCCGCAAACGGTCTAAGGTTTCTCTAATCTTGGAAAGTATAAAACAGCAACTTAACCAAATTAAGTTTCAATCTCGCAAACGGTCTAAGGTTTCTCTAATCCAGTTTAAGGCTATGCAAAGCGGCAATGATGAAGTCGTTTCAATCCCGCAAACGGTCTAAGGTTTCTCTAATTACACCGTCGTAAAATGCGACGGTTGTGGGGAATTTCTGTTTCAATCCCGCAAACGGTCTAAGGTTTCTCTAATTCCAACAGCCGAAAATATGGCAGAATTTTTCTGCAAGTTTCAATCCCGCAAACGGTCTAAGGTTTCTCTAATGAATTTATTAGAGTATGCTTTCTTAAACTTTGGTAAAGGGTTTCAATCCCGCAAACGGTCTAAGGTTTCTCTAATCATTATTATTAATTATGCCTTATTTTAACCAGAATTTGTTTCAATCCCGCAAACGGTCTAAGGTTTCTCTAATGCGAAATTGTAGTTTCCTTACGGGACCCCATCGAAGTTTCAATCCCGCAAACGGTCTAAGGTTTCTCTAATGCGAAATTGTAGTTTCCTTACGGGACCCCATCGAAGTTTCAATCCCGCAAACGGTCTAAGGTTTCTCTAATGCGTTTTTGTTGTACAATGTGGGGGAGTAGGGAAAAGAAAGTTTCAATCCCGCAAACGGTCTAAGGTTTCTCTAATTCCCCAGATGACGCGATGTTATTGATCATGCCTTATTTTGTTTCAATCCCGCAAACGGTCTAAGGTTTCTCTAATTAAATGGGCGAATAGCCCACTTAGCTTCCTCGGGAAAAAGTTTCAATCCCGCAAACGGTCTAAGGTTTCTCTAATAACGAAGAAGGGGTGTCCCATCGATTCGTTCATTCGAGTTTCAATCCCGCAAACGGTCTAAGGTTTCTCTAATAATGGTCAGATAACAGTTTCCCTACAGGATCCCATCGAGTTTCAATCCCGCAAACGGTCTAAGGTTTCTCTAATGTTACGCAATTTGCATAGCAGACATAAACGGGAAGCCGTTTCAATCCCGCAAACGGTCTAAGGTTTCTCTAATAAGATGCGACACATGCGGAGGATTCACTTCAATAAAAAAGGTTTCAATCCCGCAAACGGTCTAAGGTTTCTCTAATACCATAATTTTATTACCAAAGTTTTCAAAGAACAGTTTTTTAAAATTGACTTTAATGTCAATTTTTTTAAATTATACTTGGAGTTATCTATTGTGGTCAAGCTTTTTCGCAAATCCATCATTTTTTAAATCTAAAAACACATCCTTTTAATATCTTAAAATTAAGAAATATTTAAATTTCAACAATATTCATCAAAAATTTATTTCGCAAATTCTTTTTCATTTTGCCTCAGAAAAACGATTTTCGAACTTCCTTAAAAATCAAAAAAGCCTTCAATCTAAAACTGCTTGATTTACAATGGTTTTTTTTTACCTCATTTTTTTATCCCTAACAATTTTCGCAAATCTATTCTTCTATTTAAATGAAAATATAGTTTTTCGAATTTTCAAAGCATTAATTTAACTTTTTTCATCACCTCAAGATTTGATAACTTCTTAATTTATCTAAATTTTCTTTAAAGTCACAATTTTCGAAAATCCTCCGAACCTCTAAATAATCTTAACTATTTGTTTTTCTTGATGAAAATTCCCTATTCGTTCTACTTTATCTAAGCAGTCTTTACACAGATAATAATACAAGACTATATCTTCACTTTTTTTTATTAGGTTTGCAATCTTCTTTTTAATTTCATAAATATCCCTTACCTCAAGGAAACATTCAAAGACGCTTTTGTTAACCCTTTGTCCATAAGAAGAAAGGATGTCGGATACTTTGTTTCTTCTATCGTCATCTGTTATATCATATGCGACAACTATATATTTTCTCATTACCATTTTCCTATATAAGGCCGATAGTGGACTATTTTGCCTTCAATAAATTCAGCAAGTGCTTTAGCTTGCTTTTTTATTATCTGTGAAAGTCTTATTTCTTCACCCCTGAAGTTTTCCACAGTATGTATTCTTTCAAGAACCTTTTCTGCAACCTTCTTTCTTGTTTCATAGGTCAGGAGTCCTCCCTTTATTTCAAGTTTTTCACCTTTTGTTATAAGAGAAAAAACAGGTCTATCAACAGCTTGTTGTCTAAATTCTTCTATCATGTCAAAGACAAGAGTTGGTTTCCCATGTTGTGGTTTATGAAGATAGCTTAAATAAGGGTTCAAGCCAACTTTAATGATTGCCTCCCATATTCGGGAATAGAGGATGCCATAACCATAATTCAGAAGAGAGTTTACAAGGTCATTGGCATTTTTTCTGACCCTGCCTTCAAATTCAATATATTCATTAAGCAACTCTTCAACAATCTCCCAGTAACAATTTCCTGCTCGTCCTTCTATTGAAAATAATTTACCTCTTAAAATTTCCAGATCCTTTTCGTGTAAGTTACTTAATTCTTTTAAAAGCAAATTCATTGATGTAATCTTTTCATCAAATATGGCAGTATAGTCTTTATCCCTCCCTTTTCTGTATTTATAATAATATTTTGTGAGATTAATCTGGTTTCTAATCTTTCCAGATACAAAACATTTCGCGAGAATACAGGCAATATCATTTTCATAAGCCTTTAATTGGGCAACCCCAATAGATGCTGATGAATATTGAAATGTATATATTTTGGCATATGGTCTTCCATTAAATCCAACAAAATCAATTGGAATGCCTTTTTCTGCACAATACTCCACCACATTTGATGAGATTGTAACACCTTGAGCCAGGATCGAGATATTTTTGAGATTCAAAAGTTGTGCCTCATGTTTCTTGATACCACCCTTTTTTATTGTTATGCCTCTTTTTGTCTTTCCGATAAAAACACCCGGGGTTGTAACAAGAAGTTCAAAACCTTCGGATTCAAGTTTTTGATACTCTCTTTTTTTCTTTTTAATAGGGTCTTTTTTTATAGTTTTTGTAAAATCACTGCCAGAGCCCTTGTCTCTTTTCTTGTGACAATATGCAACAATTCCTTTTATTGCTCTTTTTGCGAAAAGTTGTTGTTTTTGAGAAAGAAAATTTATGGATGAAAGTAAAGTTTCTATTTCTTCTTTTTTATCAAATAAACCATCCTGATATGCACTGTTAAGGTGCTTTTTGAGACATTCTTTCATCCATTCATCAAGTTCTTCAAGAATGCCCTGTGAGATAATTTTTCCATAATAACTTCTTATGCCTTCAATGGTGTCTGTTAGATGTCTAAGAGAGCCATCTTTTTTTATATCTATGGCATTATTAATCTTTTCTTTTAGTTCATCTGTCTTTTCCTTGGTTATTGTTATTTCAGAATCTTTAAAAAAAATTCCCAGAAATTGAAATCCTTCATTAATATTTTTTACATAGTATTCTGGATTAAGATTGAGTTTAAGTTTCTTTTCAAAAAACCATTTTGTATCTTTAAGAGCCCTGTATGCCTCTCCTTCGGAGCGACTTAAGATAATAAAATCATCTGCATATCGGACATAACCAAATTTTCTATCAACCATTGTCTGATCAAAGGGATGTAGATAGAGGTTTGAAAGCAATGGGGATAATATATTTCCTTGTGGAATACCC is a genomic window of Syntrophorhabdaceae bacterium containing:
- the cas2 gene encoding CRISPR-associated endonuclease Cas2 gives rise to the protein MRKYIVVAYDITDDDRRNKVSDILSSYGQRVNKSVFECFLEVRDIYEIKKKIANLIKKSEDIVLYYYLCKDCLDKVERIGNFHQEKQIVKII
- the cas1 gene encoding CRISPR-associated endonuclease Cas1, whose product is MEVELYKEICKIENLLSSWTKVKEKGSAGGIDKVTIETFEAELENNIKELSEQLTSYHYIPEPYQEIMIPKDNNEFRLLSLPTIKDKIVQQAIKDLIEPILEKEFLNVSYAYRQNKGPIKAIARVSHLINNEKREWVTICDIDNYFDSIHHDLLFSMLSERIKDEKILLLIRLWVKMGKVDVKMRWKDSTRGIPQGNILSPLLSNLYLHPFDQTMVDRKFGYVRYADDFIILSRSEGEAYRALKDTKWFFEKKLKLNLNPEYYVKNINEGFQFLGIFFKDSEITITKEKTDELKEKINNAIDIKKDGSLRHLTDTIEGIRSYYGKIISQGILEELDEWMKECLKKHLNSAYQDGLFDKKEEIETLLSSINFLSQKQQLFAKRAIKGIVAYCHKKRDKGSGSDFTKTIKKDPIKKKKREYQKLESEGFELLVTTPGVFIGKTKRGITIKKGGIKKHEAQLLNLKNISILAQGVTISSNVVEYCAEKGIPIDFVGFNGRPYAKIYTFQYSSASIGVAQLKAYENDIACILAKCFVSGKIRNQINLTKYYYKYRKGRDKDYTAIFDEKITSMNLLLKELSNLHEKDLEILRGKLFSIEGRAGNCYWEIVEELLNEYIEFEGRVRKNANDLVNSLLNYGYGILYSRIWEAIIKVGLNPYLSYLHKPQHGKPTLVFDMIEEFRQQAVDRPVFSLITKGEKLEIKGGLLTYETRKKVAEKVLERIHTVENFRGEEIRLSQIIKKQAKALAEFIEGKIVHYRPYIGKW